A region of the Synechococcus sp. PCC 7502 genome:
GAATGTGGCGATCGCTCCCTATCATGTTATTATCTCGGTTCCTAATGTCAATGATCCTGCCCAAATTGAAGTGGGAGAGAAGTTACTAAGGGAACTAAATCAAGCGGGGATTGAAACTATCCTAGATGATCGTGATGAAAGGGCGGGACTAAAGTTTAAAGATGCCGATCTTGTCGGTATTCCCTATCGTATTGTGACGGGGCGGAGTCTGGCTGAAGGCAAAGTGGAAGTAGTAAATCGTGCCACAAAAGAAGCAAAAAATATTGCGATCGATCAAGTGGTAGATACTTTATCAGCGATCGTTTTCTCTACATCTAGGGAATAGAGAATTTTAGAATAGAGATAAAATTCAATAAATGGTGCTAGATAGGAATAGTATGGATAAATTTTAGAGAAGATTCACGAATTGCTTCTTTCTCAGATTGAGACTTCTTATCATAGGTACTAACCATTAGCGAAACCCGTCCATTCTCTGCAAAGCTCTCACGGTGCTGATCGATAAAGTGCCAATATAAATAATTAAATGGGCAGGCTTTATCCCCAGTTTTTGATTTGACATCATATTTGCATTGAGAGCAGCAATTGCTCATTTTATTGATATAGTTGCCGCCCGCCACATAAGGTTTTGACGCTAAAATTCCGCCATCGGCAAAGGTAGACATCCCCAAGACATTCGGAAGTTCCACCCATTCATAGGCATCAACATAGGCAAGCCAAAACCATCGATTAAGCTGACGGGGATCGGTATTTGTGAGATTACTAAAATTACTCAAAATCATTAATCTCTGAATGTGATGGGAATAGCCATAATTGATAACATTACCGATCGCATCCTTTAGGCACAGTAAATCAGTCTGAGCATCCCAATAAAGTTGAGGCAAATTATTGGTAAATCTAAAATAGTTACTTTCGCGAGCCTCTGGCATCTTGGCTTCATAGTAGATTCGTATATATTCTCGCCAACCCAGAATTTGGCGGACAAAACCTTCAACGGAATTTAGGGGAGCAAGATTTTGGTGATAAGCAGCGATCGCCATTTCACAGAGTTCTTGGGGCAGAAGTAAACCGTTGTTGAGATAAATTGATAAAACTGAATGAAATAGAAATGGTTCCTCAGTTTTAATCGCGTCTTCGTAGGCTCCAAAATTTGCCAACCGAGTTTCGATGAATAATTTCGCTAGTTCTAACGCGCGATCGCGCGTTACGGCATAATTAAACTTATCCAGTCTACCAAAAGCATTTGGCAAATAATTTTGAACAAATTCAATTACTTCCTGTGTAATTGCATCAGGCTCAATTTCAGGGATTGTTGGAATAGAAAGATTTTTGGGTAAAGACTTACGATTTTCTTTGTCATAGTTCCAATTACCGCCAATCGGTTTACCATCTTCCATCAAGTAATTAGTTTGCTTGCGAAGCTCTCTATAAAAAGTTTCTAAGCGATATCCTTTTTTGATTTTTGATTTAAATTTTTCCGTATTTGCTATAAAAAAATTATTAGGGATTACATTAATCCGATCTCCAAATTGTTTGTTTAGTTCCGCCATTTGCGATCTTGTATCCCATTCTGAGGGAAGCATATAGGTTAAGTTTATATGTGGATATTGATCCAAAAAATCAGCGATCGCTTTGGCATAGGATCCTTCCGTAGATAAATTTAGGACTGGAAATCCCAGTTGTTGACAGGCGATCGCAAAGTGTCTTTGAGCGCTGAGAATATAAACTAATTTTTGCTTATGATGGGGAATTGCCGTGGCATAGCTCAGGGATTCGACAAAGATTAGTAATGGCTTTTGGTCAAGCAGTTCTTGAGGAAACACCGCTAGATTTAGCTGGTCATAGAGAATAAATATGGCGCGATCGCATTGAGAAGAGATATTGGGGGCGCTCTGCATATTTTTAGTTCTTCTTCACTTACTTTGATTTGTATACCTCTGCTTTAAGCTTTGCCTATACACTTATACCATTCGTCGTCTATACTCCTCAATTATCTAAAATCTTCTCCACCACTGCCACCACTGACTGAGATAAACTCTGAAACTCATAGCCCCCTTCTAAACCCAATAAAATCCGAGAAGTTACACCTAGGCATAATTCTGTAAATACGCCATAGTCTTGGGGCTGTAGATTCATACTGGCAAGGGGGTCTGCAGAGTTGGCATCAAAGCCAGCACTAATAATTAGTAAATCGGGCTTAAAATCCTGTAAAAATGGAATCACTCTTTGGGTAAAAACAGGTAAATAGGTAGCGATCGCACTTTCAGAAGGTAAAGGCAGATTCAAAATATTTTCATGTCCGCCCCGTTCCGCTTGCCACCCTGTACCCGGGTAAAAAGGAGCTTGATGGATCGAAATATAGGCAATTTGGGGTTGATTCCACACAATATCTTGGGTACCATTACCATGATGCACATCCCAATCTAGGATAGCTACTCGTTCGACTCCGTACTGTTCTAGGGCATAATTAGCTGCGATCGCCCCATTGTTAAAAATACAAAATCCCATACCTGAGTCTCGAACTGCGTGGTGTCCGGGGGGGCGGGAAAGGATAAATACAGGCTTATCACTTTTTAGGACTTGATCTACCCCATCTAGCCAAGCACTTACCGCTAATTGGGCAACTTGATAACTGTTTTGAGAAAGTACGGTGTCCGCATCTAGCATCCCATGACCTTGGGCAGATATGGCTTTAACTTGATCAATATACTTGGAGCTATGACACTTTTCGATCTCGGTTCTCAGCTTTTGTAAGTCACGGATTTGGGGTTGTTGCCATTGCAGGCGATCGCTCCAAGGTTGGGTTTTTAAGGCAGTAGTGATTGCGGTTAAGCGTTCAGGTTTTTCGGGATGAAATGCCCCTGTTAAATGCTCTAAAAATTCGTCACTGTAGATAATTTGCATATTTTTAATCAATTGCATCGAATAAATTACTAAGTAAATTGCTGCATAAATTTAACCAGTGCCTGTTCTTGGTAGGTCTTAGCCAATTGCCGTAACTGCTGGGCAAAATCCGCAAATTCTGGTTCTAATATATCAGCTTGTTTAATCAACTCCCGCAGATTCCCACGGCGTAGCAGTTCCCGTAGGTGATTCAGCACATCAGCCGCAGGAGGGACTATTACTTTAGAACTTAGGATGGTTGCAGCAGGAGTATCAGCATAAATCCATTCCACATGGAGATAAATCTGAAGTAAATATAGGAGTTCCTCCGCTTGCACAGGTTTAGTCAAGAAATAATCAGCTCCAACATTAATGCTTTGTTGTTGATCGGACTCAAACACACTGGCAGAAGAGGCAATGATGGGGATATTTAGCCGTCTCCGTTTTAATTGTCTAATTAGCTCAAACCCATCCATAATCGGCATTAATAGATCGGTAATCACAAGGGCAGGGTTAAGATTCTCTACCTGAGTTAATCCCTCTTCCCCATTAGTTGCTTCAAACACCTCAAAGCTCAGTGGTTCCAAAAGATTGTGAATGATGATCCGATTATCAGCAATATCGTCAACAACTAAAATTTTGTATCCTTTTTGCTTACAGCCAACTATAACCAACGGCTCTAATGCCGAGTCTGCCCATTCCGTTGACAGTGGCATCTCCAAATCCAAAGTAAAACTGCTGCCAGCTCCCAATGTACTGTTTACCTGCAATTGACTACCCATAACCTGGACAATTTTTTGACTAATTGCCAATCCTAGCCCCGTACCTTCCGTCATTTTTTGGCGATCGCCCACCTGTTCAAAGGGTAAAAATATCCTACCGATTTGGGTTTCACTCATGCCAATCCCCGTATCTGCAACTTGAAACCGCAGTTTACATACTCCCCCAGCAATTCCTAGACAATCTACCTTTAAGCCCACCGCACCGCGATCAGTAAATTTAATGGCATTACCCAACAGATTAATTAATACTTGGCGCAGTCTTTTTTCATCTGCATAAACTCCCTTAGGCAGTTGCGGTGAGAGTTCATACTTAAACTCTAAGCCCTTCTGCTCAGCCCGAATTTGACAAATTTCCCTTACACCTTGCAAAAAGCCATGAAAATCAAAATGGTTAGGCGAGAGTTCCATACCCCGAGCTTCAATTTTAGACAAATCCAAAATGTCATTAATCAAGGTCAGTAGATGATTTCCACATTTATAAATAATTCCTGCCCCGTTTAGTTCCTTCGCATTAAGATTGGGCGATCGCAGCAAAATTTGAGCATACCCCAGAATGCCATTGAGAGGAGTTCTCAGTTCGTGACTCATATTAGCAAGAAATTCACTTTTGGCTCTATTTGCCGTATTAGCCGCATCTTGATTTGCCTCTGCCAATTCCTTGAGAATAGTTAACTCTATCGTACGATCCTCAACCCTTGCTTCTAATTCTTCATTACTGGATTGCAACTCTGTAAAAGATGATCGCAGCCGATCTGCCATAGTATTAAAGGATTCTGCCAATGTATCTAATTCATCTATGCCACTTAACTTGACGGTTTGATCTAAATTCCCTTCAGCGATCGCCCTTGTAACATCATTTAACTTGCGAATAGGAATAGTCAACCAATAGGCAGTAACCACCCCAAAGCCGATGGATAATACCAAAGCACCTAAACACAGCAAAAATGTGTCACTGGTATAGGCACCAATACTACTAATAAAATCCGACTCTGGTGCCACCACCACAATCAGCCAATCCAAACCATATTGATCTTGCCAAGGCTTGATTTGCATAAAATGTCTTTGCTCATTTATGGTTATTTGTAGTTCTTGCAGTTGCTGAATATCTTTCAGAGCCGAACTACTAAGATATTTTCTGCCCACTGTCTGAATTAATGGATCACTACTTTCGGCGGCGGGAATTCTTTGTGCCTTACCATTCACTAAACGTAGGGGGATACCACGGGAACTAGCAACTAATAAGCCTGATCGCTCCACAATAAAAGCTGAACCTGATTCACTGATCTTTAAGCCCTTGAGGTATTCACTAAACTGAGTCAAGACATAGTCCGTACCAATTACGCCGATTAAATTAGCATTAGGATCATAAATGGGATAGCTTGCGGAAATTGATAGTACGTCTGGCTTATCATTCCACGCATAAATTTTGCTCCAGATGGGATGTTTGGCGGCGATCGCATCACTAAACCATGATTCCAGAAATATACTAGTATCTGATTCAGAGCTAATTAAATGTAACCGCCGTCCTTGAGGATCAATAGTGTAGGTGTTGTACTTTCCTCCCGTATTTTTAGAAACTTCATGCAGTATTAAAGTGCCATTGTCTAAGCGTTCTACTCCGATATAGTCACCATTAAGCGTACCAAAATTGTTATAGCTGATATTAAATATCTGCATTTGCTGGAAAAATACCTGTCCCACCTGCTCAAAATTATCTAAG
Encoded here:
- a CDS encoding hybrid sensor histidine kinase/response regulator, which gives rise to MAPKLSKRISLQNMLALPFVIQVAVAIAVTGWLSLSYGQAAVNKAAKQLRLDASDRISRSLDDYLKVPHQVNQLNLGAINAGSLRLDNFEQVGQVFFQQMQIFNISYNNFGTLNGDYIGVERLDNGTLILHEVSKNTGGKYNTYTIDPQGRRLHLISSESDTSIFLESWFSDAIAAKHPIWSKIYAWNDKPDVLSISASYPIYDPNANLIGVIGTDYVLTQFSEYLKGLKISESGSAFIVERSGLLVASSRGIPLRLVNGKAQRIPAAESSDPLIQTVGRKYLSSSALKDIQQLQELQITINEQRHFMQIKPWQDQYGLDWLIVVVAPESDFISSIGAYTSDTFLLCLGALVLSIGFGVVTAYWLTIPIRKLNDVTRAIAEGNLDQTVKLSGIDELDTLAESFNTMADRLRSSFTELQSSNEELEARVEDRTIELTILKELAEANQDAANTANRAKSEFLANMSHELRTPLNGILGYAQILLRSPNLNAKELNGAGIIYKCGNHLLTLINDILDLSKIEARGMELSPNHFDFHGFLQGVREICQIRAEQKGLEFKYELSPQLPKGVYADEKRLRQVLINLLGNAIKFTDRGAVGLKVDCLGIAGGVCKLRFQVADTGIGMSETQIGRIFLPFEQVGDRQKMTEGTGLGLAISQKIVQVMGSQLQVNSTLGAGSSFTLDLEMPLSTEWADSALEPLVIVGCKQKGYKILVVDDIADNRIIIHNLLEPLSFEVFEATNGEEGLTQVENLNPALVITDLLMPIMDGFELIRQLKRRRLNIPIIASSASVFESDQQQSINVGADYFLTKPVQAEELLYLLQIYLHVEWIYADTPAATILSSKVIVPPAADVLNHLRELLRRGNLRELIKQADILEPEFADFAQQLRQLAKTYQEQALVKFMQQFT
- a CDS encoding cryptochrome/photolyase family protein, which translates into the protein MQSAPNISSQCDRAIFILYDQLNLAVFPQELLDQKPLLIFVESLSYATAIPHHKQKLVYILSAQRHFAIACQQLGFPVLNLSTEGSYAKAIADFLDQYPHINLTYMLPSEWDTRSQMAELNKQFGDRINVIPNNFFIANTEKFKSKIKKGYRLETFYRELRKQTNYLMEDGKPIGGNWNYDKENRKSLPKNLSIPTIPEIEPDAITQEVIEFVQNYLPNAFGRLDKFNYAVTRDRALELAKLFIETRLANFGAYEDAIKTEEPFLFHSVLSIYLNNGLLLPQELCEMAIAAYHQNLAPLNSVEGFVRQILGWREYIRIYYEAKMPEARESNYFRFTNNLPQLYWDAQTDLLCLKDAIGNVINYGYSHHIQRLMILSNFSNLTNTDPRQLNRWFWLAYVDAYEWVELPNVLGMSTFADGGILASKPYVAGGNYINKMSNCCSQCKYDVKSKTGDKACPFNYLYWHFIDQHRESFAENGRVSLMVSTYDKKSQSEKEAIRESSLKFIHTIPI
- a CDS encoding histone deacetylase; the encoded protein is MQIIYSDEFLEHLTGAFHPEKPERLTAITTALKTQPWSDRLQWQQPQIRDLQKLRTEIEKCHSSKYIDQVKAISAQGHGMLDADTVLSQNSYQVAQLAVSAWLDGVDQVLKSDKPVFILSRPPGHHAVRDSGMGFCIFNNGAIAANYALEQYGVERVAILDWDVHHGNGTQDIVWNQPQIAYISIHQAPFYPGTGWQAERGGHENILNLPLPSESAIATYLPVFTQRVIPFLQDFKPDLLIISAGFDANSADPLASMNLQPQDYGVFTELCLGVTSRILLGLEGGYEFQSLSQSVVAVVEKILDN